The following coding sequences lie in one Dunckerocampus dactyliophorus isolate RoL2022-P2 chromosome 4, RoL_Ddac_1.1, whole genome shotgun sequence genomic window:
- the erlin2 gene encoding erlin-2, with product MAQWGAIFSIILALAGAALLASVHKIDEGHTGVYYRGGALLTTTSGPGFHLMLPFITTYKSVQTTLQTDEVKNVPCGTSGGVMIYFDRIEVVNYLVPTAVFDIVKNFTADYDKALIFNKVHHELNQFCSVHSLQEVYIGLFDQIDENLKLTLQEDLTRMAPGLIIQAVRVTKPNIPESIRRNYELMESEKTKLLISQQTQKVVEKEAETERIKAVIEAEKVAQVAEIKFGQKVMEKETEKKISEIEDGAYLARQKAKADAEFYTAQRAAEANKMKLTPEYLQLMKYKAIAANSKIYFGNDIPQMFMDSASTSLKASAAMDLMGEQILDVD from the exons ATGGCACAGTGGGGTGCCATATTCTCAATTATTCTGGCTCTTGCTGGAGCAGCCCTCTTGGCTTCTGTGCACAAGATTGATGAAGGTCACACTGGAGTTTACTACAG GGGCGGAGCTCTCTTGACTACCACTAGTGGACCTGGTTTCCATCttatgcttccattcatcaccacCTACAAGTCTGTTCAG ACAACCCTGCAGACAGATGAGGTGAAGAATGTCCCTTGTGGCACGAG TGGAGGAGTGATGATCTACTTTGATCGCATAGAGGTGGTCAACTACCTTGTTCCCACAGCAG TGTTTGACATTGTCAAGAACTTCACTGCAGACTACGACAAAGCTTTGATATTCAACAAGGTGCACCACGAACTCAACCAGTTCTGCAGTGTTCACTCTCTGCAGGAGGTCTACATCGGCTTGTTTG ACCAAATTGACGAAAACCTGAAACTCACGTTGCAAGAAGATCTAACAAGAATGGCACCTGGACTTATCATACAG GCAGTGCGTGTCACAAAGCCCAACATCCCAGAGAGCATCCGCAGGAATTATGAGCTcat GGAGAGTGAGAAGACAAAACTGCTGATTTCCCAGCAAACACAGAAGGTTGTGGAGAAGGAGGCAGAGACAGAAAGGATCAAAGCTGTGATTG AGGCTGAAAAAGTGGCCCAGGTGGCAGAAATCAAGTTTGGACAGAAAGTCATGGAGAAGGAAACTGAAAAAAAGATCTCTGAAATTGAGG ATGGTGCTTACCTGGCTCGGCAGAAAGCCAAAGCAGATGCGGAGTTCTACACTGCACAGAGAGCTGCAGAGGCCAAcaag ATGAAGTTAACTCCGGAATACCTGCAGCTTATGAAGTACAAGGCCATTGCTGCCAACAGCAAAATCTACTTTGGAAACGACATACCCCAGATGTTCATGGACTCAGCCAGCACTTCTCTAAAGGCCTCTGCAGCCATGGACCTTATGGGCGAGCAGATCTTGGATGTGGATTAG